The proteins below come from a single Triticum aestivum cultivar Chinese Spring chromosome 5D, IWGSC CS RefSeq v2.1, whole genome shotgun sequence genomic window:
- the LOC123119094 gene encoding uncharacterized protein: MLRSFPQARRLLKRLGFEKGDAYFFKQMGKGMLCTYALFGAAWFWNETSPLGWWTLKPRPKEEKEMAHLYERREFPYPGDEEAVEEFIKSGGALGTTIGPKGFADANMDSDNMQKQLQSKKFDQEARKLWFRMRNEVVQELQEKGFDVE, translated from the exons ATGCTGCGCAGCTTCCCCCAGGCCCGTCGGCTTCTCAA GAGGCTGGGTTTTGAGAAGGGGGACGCCTACTTCTTTAAGCAGATGGGCAAGGGCATGCTATGCACATACGCGCTTTTTGGCGCTGCGTGGTTCTGGAATGAGACATCGCCGCTTGGCTGGTGGACGCTCAAGCCACGGCCCAAG GAAGAGAAGGAGATGGCGCATCTGTATGAGCGCAGGGAGTTCCCGTACCCAGGTgacgaggaggcggtggaggagttcATAAAAAGCGGGGGCGCCCTGGGCACCACGATCGGGCCCAAGGGGTTCGCTGACGCGAACATGGACTCGGACAACATGCAGAAGCAGCTGCAGTCGAAGAAGTTCGACCAGGAGGCGCGGAAGCTGTGGTTCCGTATGCGCAACGAGGTGGTGCAGGAGCTCCAGGAGAAGGGGTTCGACGTCGAATGA